In Corynebacterium aquatimens, one genomic interval encodes:
- a CDS encoding monovalent cation/H+ antiporter complex subunit F: MDPTLYNGILAIAAVLLTAGFFITTWRMIVGPNSLDRVVGMDGMTASLQCALATYICWTLDTTVVNVMFVIAMLSFIGSLSVARFRKRDGAL, from the coding sequence ATGGACCCGACCCTGTACAACGGAATCCTTGCTATCGCGGCCGTGTTGCTCACCGCGGGATTCTTCATCACAACGTGGCGCATGATCGTGGGCCCGAACTCTCTTGACCGCGTGGTGGGGATGGACGGGATGACCGCGTCACTTCAATGCGCCCTAGCAACCTACATCTGTTGGACGCTTGACACCACCGTGGTCAACGTCATGTTTGTGATCGCCATGCTCAGCTTCATCGGTTCACTGTCCGTGGCCAGGTTCCGCAAGAGGGACGGTGCGTTGTAA
- a CDS encoding glutamate--cysteine ligase produces the protein MDPFKDFARSPEPTLGVEWEIALVDPVSRDMVAEAGAVIEAVEKRYGTHLEKEFLKNTVELVTPVCHTTSEAIGWLRGTLGQVKTVTDEMGLRLWASGGHPFADFREQPVGDKETYKEIINRTQYWGQQMLLWGTHVHVGIRHEERVWPIINAIMTKYPHLLAISASSPAWEGLDTGYASNRTMLYQQLPTAGMPYQFRNWDEWVGFMRDQAKSGVTSHTGSMHFDVRPAAKWGTIEVRISDCSASLKELAAVVALTHCLVVYYDSLIDDGKELPTLQPWHIAENKWRGARYGLEAEVITSRDTDERWVTDELHDLIEQLQPVAHRLGCVTELGWVADIISNGAAYQRQREIFQRTGDWKNVVDATCDDLESNLRT, from the coding sequence GTGGACCCGTTTAAGGATTTTGCCCGCTCACCCGAGCCCACCCTGGGCGTGGAGTGGGAGATTGCGCTTGTCGACCCAGTTAGCCGGGATATGGTGGCGGAGGCCGGGGCGGTCATTGAGGCCGTCGAGAAGCGATATGGCACGCACCTGGAGAAAGAATTCCTGAAGAACACCGTTGAGCTTGTCACGCCGGTGTGCCACACGACGAGCGAGGCGATCGGGTGGCTGCGCGGCACTCTTGGCCAGGTCAAAACGGTGACTGATGAGATGGGCTTGCGGCTGTGGGCCAGCGGTGGCCACCCCTTTGCGGATTTCCGCGAGCAGCCCGTGGGGGACAAAGAGACCTACAAAGAGATCATCAACCGCACCCAATACTGGGGGCAGCAGATGTTGCTGTGGGGAACACACGTGCACGTGGGCATTAGGCATGAAGAGCGCGTCTGGCCGATCATCAACGCCATCATGACGAAGTACCCCCACCTGCTGGCGATCTCCGCCTCGAGCCCCGCGTGGGAAGGCCTGGACACGGGGTATGCATCGAACCGGACCATGCTTTACCAGCAACTTCCCACCGCCGGAATGCCGTACCAGTTCCGCAATTGGGATGAATGGGTGGGGTTCATGCGCGACCAGGCGAAGTCCGGGGTCACTTCGCACACGGGTTCCATGCACTTTGACGTTCGCCCCGCCGCTAAATGGGGCACGATCGAAGTCCGCATCTCTGACTGTTCGGCGTCGCTCAAGGAACTCGCCGCGGTGGTGGCGCTCACCCACTGCCTGGTGGTTTATTACGACTCGCTTATCGACGACGGGAAGGAACTGCCCACCCTCCAACCCTGGCACATTGCCGAAAACAAGTGGCGCGGCGCCCGATATGGGTTGGAAGCCGAAGTGATTACCTCCCGCGATACCGATGAACGCTGGGTGACCGACGAGCTCCACGACTTAATCGAGCAGCTGCAACCAGTCGCGCACCGACTCGGCTGCGTCACGGAACTCGGCTGGGTCGCCGACATCATTTCCAACGGCGCCGCCTACCAGCGCCAACGTGAGATCTTCCAGCGCACCGGCGACTGGAAGAACGTCGTCGACGCCACCTGCGACGACCTCGAATCCAACCTCCGCACCTAG
- a CDS encoding monovalent cation/H(+) antiporter subunit G yields the protein MNWELIADIASLVFILFGSLQVFFAAVGVVRFNNTVARIHAITKPQTTGLLLVVMGTIIRLAGSPTFDVGHRGDAGMLLLLLLFALMTSPVVAQRLGRVSRLEGLYGGEDQLTVNENPSRYKDPRPTKPKP from the coding sequence ATGAACTGGGAACTCATCGCGGACATCGCATCCCTGGTCTTCATCCTCTTTGGATCGCTTCAAGTGTTCTTTGCTGCGGTTGGCGTGGTGCGGTTCAACAACACCGTCGCGCGGATCCATGCCATCACTAAACCGCAAACAACCGGCCTCCTCCTGGTGGTCATGGGCACGATCATTCGGCTAGCCGGGTCTCCTACCTTCGACGTGGGCCACCGCGGCGACGCCGGCATGCTCCTTCTCCTGCTGCTCTTCGCGCTGATGACCAGCCCTGTTGTGGCTCAACGTCTTGGACGCGTTTCCCGCCTCGAAGGACTCTACGGCGGCGAAGACCAGCTCACCGTCAACGAGAATCCGTCTCGCTACAAAGACCCCCGGCCCACCAAGCCAAAGCCGTAG
- a CDS encoding DUF3263 domain-containing protein, producing MLTDADLAVLDFADRAPRSLGAREEAIRRELSMSPVRYYQRLNMLIDDPSALAARPQLVRRLQRIRDERVINPGA from the coding sequence ATGCTCACCGACGCAGACCTCGCCGTCCTCGATTTCGCCGACCGCGCCCCCCGCAGCCTCGGCGCACGCGAGGAGGCCATTCGCCGTGAGCTTTCCATGTCACCCGTGCGCTATTACCAGCGCCTCAACATGCTTATCGACGATCCCTCAGCCCTAGCCGCCCGCCCCCAACTGGTCCGGCGGCTCCAGCGCATCCGGGATGAGCGGGTGATTAATCCCGGGGCGTGA
- a CDS encoding Na+/H+ antiporter subunit D has translation MNATVDAYVNWLLPYAPFLIPLPVLLPALAAALILLAGHRTSIQRTVAFVTLLALALISGSLILVADIKGIQTVQMAGWDAPIGITLVADRLSGIMLFVSAIVLVSVMWFAISQGIRDGNEKDPVSVFLPTYMLLTMGVNLSFLAGDLFNLYVGFEIFLIASYVLLTLGASPGRVRAGIGYVMVSMASSMVFLFALALVYASVGTMNMAQAGMRMEMLDDGTRTAIFATLLVAFGIKAAVFPLDAWLPDSYPTAASLVTAVFAGLLTKVGVYSMIRMRVTVFTDGSLDTLLMWVALATMIVGVMGALAQNDIKRLLSFTLVSHIGYMVFGLALGSKQGLSGAIFYAVHHILVQTSLFLVVSLIERTTGSSQLRRLGSLLYTAPVIAILYFIPALNLGGIPPFSGFLGKVILLQAGAEEGTWLAWLLIGGAVITSLLTLYAMIRVWSKAFVRDRADAPEGDVTFERLSPLGDITDTISVADRNDVGRTPPGMVLSTATLVAASVSITFLAGPISAITGRAAESALDISIYRSAVLGPEWTEDTEPGRTLDNPGGQNVEDDISKRRSDAPAPKAEVTTAEVPLPNPDRVPAEAEREVQ, from the coding sequence ATGAACGCCACCGTTGATGCGTACGTGAACTGGCTCCTGCCGTATGCGCCGTTCCTTATCCCCCTGCCGGTGCTGTTGCCGGCCTTGGCTGCAGCGTTAATTTTGCTGGCGGGGCACCGCACGTCGATCCAACGCACCGTCGCGTTTGTCACTTTGTTGGCGTTGGCGTTGATTTCTGGGTCGTTGATTTTGGTCGCGGATATCAAAGGCATTCAAACCGTGCAGATGGCCGGGTGGGATGCACCGATAGGAATCACGCTGGTGGCGGATCGTCTCAGCGGAATCATGCTTTTCGTGTCCGCGATTGTGCTGGTGTCCGTGATGTGGTTCGCCATCTCCCAAGGAATCCGGGACGGTAATGAGAAAGATCCGGTATCCGTTTTCCTGCCCACATACATGCTGCTGACCATGGGCGTGAACTTGTCGTTTTTGGCGGGTGACCTATTCAACCTCTACGTCGGTTTTGAGATCTTCCTGATCGCTTCCTACGTCCTGCTCACGCTCGGCGCATCTCCCGGCCGCGTTCGCGCAGGTATCGGTTACGTCATGGTGTCCATGGCGTCGTCGATGGTCTTCCTGTTCGCGCTCGCGTTGGTGTACGCGTCCGTGGGCACGATGAATATGGCTCAAGCGGGCATGCGCATGGAAATGCTTGATGACGGCACGAGGACCGCAATCTTCGCCACACTGCTCGTGGCCTTTGGTATTAAGGCCGCGGTCTTCCCGCTGGATGCGTGGCTCCCGGACTCCTACCCCACTGCCGCGTCGCTGGTGACTGCAGTATTCGCTGGCTTGTTGACGAAGGTCGGCGTTTACTCCATGATCCGCATGCGCGTGACGGTATTCACCGACGGTTCTTTGGACACCCTGCTGATGTGGGTGGCTCTAGCGACCATGATCGTGGGTGTCATGGGTGCTTTGGCGCAAAATGACATTAAACGTCTGTTGTCATTCACGCTGGTCAGCCACATTGGATACATGGTGTTCGGCCTAGCGCTTGGATCGAAGCAGGGCCTGAGCGGGGCGATCTTTTACGCGGTGCACCACATTTTGGTGCAGACCTCGCTGTTTTTGGTGGTTTCTCTCATCGAACGCACCACTGGGTCCTCGCAGCTACGCCGTTTAGGATCGTTGCTTTACACCGCGCCGGTGATCGCGATCTTGTACTTCATCCCGGCATTGAACCTGGGTGGCATCCCGCCGTTCTCTGGTTTCTTGGGCAAGGTGATCCTGCTTCAAGCTGGCGCCGAGGAAGGCACCTGGCTTGCATGGTTGCTCATCGGTGGCGCAGTGATCACCTCACTGTTGACCCTGTACGCGATGATCCGTGTGTGGTCAAAGGCCTTTGTCCGCGACCGTGCCGATGCGCCTGAAGGGGACGTGACATTTGAACGCCTCAGCCCGTTGGGCGATATCACCGACACAATCTCGGTCGCGGACCGCAATGACGTGGGCCGCACACCACCGGGCATGGTTCTTTCCACCGCGACGTTGGTGGCAGCATCAGTGTCCATCACCTTCCTAGCTGGGCCGATCTCCGCGATTACTGGCCGCGCCGCCGAGAGCGCCTTAGACATTTCGATCTACCGCTCCGCCGTGCTGGGCCCAGAGTGGACGGAAGACACCGAGCCCGGGCGCACGCTGGATAATCCCGGTGGCCAAAACGTTGAAGACGACATCAGCAAGAGACGATCGGACGCACCTGCGCCTAAGGCCGAGGTCACCACCGCGGAGGTCCCCTTGCCCAATCCTGATCGCGTCCCAGCTGAAGCCGAAAGGGAGGTGCAGTGA
- a CDS encoding acetyl-CoA acetyltransferase — protein MSNFDAFSTTTISDSRTFTSQTAPAPATKSGSDPLKTRFPSSRPLPKELRDEAQGMSWDLFTATFAPTPMTRITFTGEEKANWCYNSYRADVTEMSKTFPPRTAQHEVTASGPAHAFAQMLGDANRYVEILDFHQWEIHEATFTAIKVAHQINERHTAWAIGFGATPQASIAAAMSSAAQRIYG, from the coding sequence ATGTCGAACTTCGACGCTTTTTCCACGACCACCATTTCCGACTCCCGCACCTTCACTTCCCAGACTGCACCGGCACCGGCAACGAAGTCCGGTAGCGATCCGCTGAAGACCCGCTTCCCCTCCTCCCGCCCACTGCCGAAGGAACTGCGTGATGAGGCCCAGGGGATGAGCTGGGACCTGTTCACCGCCACCTTCGCGCCGACCCCAATGACGCGCATCACCTTCACTGGTGAGGAGAAAGCCAACTGGTGCTACAACTCCTACCGCGCTGACGTCACCGAAATGTCCAAGACGTTCCCACCGCGCACCGCCCAGCACGAGGTCACAGCCTCTGGCCCCGCCCACGCTTTCGCCCAGATGCTTGGCGACGCCAACCGTTACGTTGAGATCCTGGACTTCCACCAGTGGGAAATCCACGAGGCCACGTTCACCGCGATCAAAGTCGCCCACCAAATCAACGAGCGCCACACCGCCTGGGCAATCGGCTTCGGCGCCACCCCGCAGGCCTCCATCGCCGCCGCAATGTCTTCCGCGGCACAGCGCATCTACGGCTAA
- a CDS encoding LytR C-terminal domain-containing protein, translating to MTNVNSGSSRWKPTGKPKNAPEADFVEADSVDASARRGEVDFYEPADDGAFAEAYEEYYDEAVVEDPAPRGRHSRPDAPGEEDSPVFNSMFDSGARRPETRGGSAAAGAAGAAGVAGAASAAGDIHDAEFEEVVEVEDDPRVTQRSEAAPAAAPVRGEAPRPSRAEPIEYSEEYEEYPEDDQPRGIPKRGLAMVLIAVAVLLGLWGLYALTQGNKDVQNTANDPGQTGQTVPTGAPAPGQSQAPGQDPNAPKDDADHNRDSQNRAPKDGREGDRREAGREGEGGNRGSIPAGEKMTADNEKINVYNNSTVSGLAADVADNLRGQGTEVGGVGNFNAETLEQTTVFFDPNTPGAEERARILADRVGGIARANIESLPEEAKKPDTITLIMVGPVEL from the coding sequence GTGACGAATGTGAATTCTGGATCCAGCCGTTGGAAGCCCACCGGGAAGCCTAAGAACGCCCCGGAGGCCGACTTTGTCGAGGCCGATTCTGTGGACGCCTCAGCTCGCCGCGGCGAGGTCGATTTCTACGAACCTGCCGATGATGGCGCATTCGCCGAGGCCTATGAGGAGTACTACGACGAAGCCGTCGTTGAGGACCCCGCACCACGCGGCCGCCATTCCCGCCCGGACGCCCCGGGTGAGGAGGACAGCCCGGTGTTCAACTCCATGTTCGACTCCGGCGCACGCCGCCCCGAAACTCGCGGGGGTTCTGCCGCTGCTGGTGCTGCTGGAGCTGCCGGTGTCGCTGGCGCTGCCAGCGCTGCTGGCGATATCCACGACGCGGAGTTCGAAGAGGTAGTAGAGGTCGAAGACGATCCACGGGTTACGCAACGCAGTGAGGCGGCTCCCGCAGCCGCGCCCGTGCGCGGTGAGGCTCCCCGCCCTAGTCGGGCTGAGCCGATCGAGTACTCCGAGGAATACGAGGAGTATCCCGAGGACGACCAGCCTCGTGGCATTCCGAAGCGTGGCCTGGCGATGGTGCTCATCGCGGTTGCTGTGTTACTTGGCCTCTGGGGCCTCTACGCGCTGACTCAGGGCAATAAAGATGTGCAAAACACCGCCAACGACCCAGGTCAAACGGGACAAACCGTTCCTACGGGCGCTCCCGCGCCGGGCCAGTCACAGGCACCGGGTCAGGACCCGAACGCACCGAAGGACGACGCCGATCACAACCGTGATTCCCAAAACCGTGCGCCGAAAGATGGGCGTGAAGGGGATCGTCGAGAAGCTGGGCGCGAAGGCGAAGGCGGAAACCGGGGCTCGATTCCTGCTGGTGAGAAGATGACTGCGGATAATGAGAAAATCAACGTCTACAACAACTCCACCGTAAGCGGGCTTGCCGCGGACGTAGCGGACAACCTGCGCGGCCAGGGCACCGAGGTCGGTGGTGTGGGTAACTTCAACGCCGAAACTCTGGAGCAAACCACCGTATTCTTTGACCCGAATACCCCGGGTGCAGAGGAGCGTGCGCGAATCCTCGCGGATCGCGTGGGTGGCATTGCTCGTGCCAACATTGAGTCTCTACCGGAGGAAGCTAAGAAGCCGGACACCATCACCCTTATCATGGTTGGCCCGGTGGAGCTTTAA
- a CDS encoding Na+/H+ antiporter subunit A — protein sequence MLVLLFALIAATAAAPFLMRSIGRPAFGLLALVPLGGFLWLTREFISGTFANGGEIRASIPWMPPIHLNLDFRLDALAGLFGLIVLGIGALVLFYCWGYFDSNPRRLALFASQLTMFATVMYGLVIADNFLLMYVFWEITSLLSYLLVNYYGERASSRRAATQALLVTTFGGLAMLVGIVLFGTSTGIWKLSEISQFSTLESTMPMQVAIVLILLGALSKSAQAPFHFWLPGAMAAPTPVSAYLHSAAMVKAGIYLVARLAPDFHTVSSWHLVVIPVGIFTMLLGGWMALKEYDLKLILAYGTVSQLGFIIAVIGVGSREAMMAGLALTFSHSLFKAALFMIVGAIDHTLGTRDIRELSGLGRSSPFVATLAIISAASMAGIPPLWGFVAKEAALEATLHEELLVGMPRNLMMVGFVVGSILTMAYALYFLYGAFSTKEGFVGVIDNHPENRGEKIVKEANLHTRDLTLWASPTVLTVLTTVFGLWPAPLSHAFTEFLNVRFPGMEAHELKLWHGITVPLILTVVIIAVGALMHWQRELVAKAQFERPALGDADELWDNILRTLRTLSLRLTASTQRGSVTINLAVIFAVLMVVPLAGLILGQSNTVRMILWDSPWQGAAAIIIMLAAIAATRQRNRLSMVAMVGMAGYCLAMIFALHGAPDLALTQILVETIVMVVFMLVLRRLPTEIEPRKDADNRLRAWLSVGVGVSVVVVAMVAISARTTKPISTAMPQLAYDIGHGRNTVNVLLVDLRAADTLGEISVLVIAATGIASLIYRTRSFDRRSRRPTLASTNPRWLASGVADEKEQNRSIMVDVVTRILFPSIMLLSMYFFFSGHNAPGGGFAGGLVAGLALTLRYLAGGRQELEEVLPIAPASLLGFGLLTSGVTAIVPMFLGYPPLTTGYVEPTLPLIGEVAIPSALAFDAGVYLIVVGLIMHILNAMGAQLDLEEDQRKARARDRARAMQVKNEERQRINAEKKRAREAARAQARSEKAHREKARSDSAGSGKTKAEKLSELATAGVGSDVAPTASWKVTLPRESTISKREGGER from the coding sequence GTGCTGGTTTTGCTCTTCGCGTTGATCGCGGCCACCGCCGCAGCACCGTTTTTGATGCGGTCGATTGGTCGTCCTGCTTTCGGTCTTTTGGCACTCGTCCCCTTAGGGGGATTTTTGTGGCTCACCCGCGAGTTCATTAGTGGAACGTTCGCGAACGGGGGTGAGATCCGCGCGTCAATTCCGTGGATGCCTCCGATCCATCTGAACTTGGACTTCCGCCTTGATGCCTTGGCGGGTCTGTTCGGTCTCATCGTTTTGGGAATCGGGGCGCTGGTCCTCTTTTATTGCTGGGGGTATTTCGATTCAAACCCACGCAGGTTGGCGCTCTTTGCCTCCCAGCTCACGATGTTTGCCACGGTCATGTACGGCCTGGTCATCGCGGACAATTTCTTACTGATGTACGTGTTCTGGGAGATCACGTCGCTGCTGTCGTATTTGTTAGTTAACTACTACGGTGAGCGTGCGAGTTCCCGCCGTGCAGCAACCCAGGCACTGTTGGTCACCACCTTCGGTGGTTTGGCAATGCTGGTGGGAATCGTATTGTTCGGCACAAGCACTGGGATCTGGAAGCTTTCGGAAATCTCCCAGTTCTCCACGCTTGAGTCGACGATGCCCATGCAGGTCGCGATCGTCCTGATCCTGCTTGGTGCTCTATCGAAATCAGCTCAGGCGCCGTTCCACTTCTGGCTTCCCGGTGCAATGGCTGCGCCGACGCCGGTGTCGGCGTATCTTCACTCGGCCGCCATGGTGAAGGCGGGAATCTACCTGGTGGCGCGTTTGGCCCCGGATTTCCACACGGTCAGTAGCTGGCACTTGGTTGTCATCCCCGTGGGTATTTTCACGATGCTGCTTGGTGGCTGGATGGCGCTCAAAGAGTATGACCTCAAGCTGATCTTGGCGTACGGAACGGTTTCCCAACTTGGGTTCATCATTGCTGTGATCGGCGTGGGATCGCGCGAAGCAATGATGGCGGGATTGGCGTTGACGTTCAGCCACTCGCTGTTCAAGGCAGCGCTTTTCATGATCGTGGGCGCGATCGACCACACACTGGGTACTCGCGATATTCGGGAGCTCTCCGGCCTCGGCAGGTCAAGCCCGTTCGTCGCTACGTTGGCGATCATTTCTGCTGCTTCGATGGCTGGGATTCCGCCCTTGTGGGGCTTCGTGGCTAAGGAAGCTGCGTTGGAAGCCACGCTGCACGAAGAGCTCTTGGTGGGCATGCCGCGCAACCTGATGATGGTCGGTTTTGTGGTGGGTTCGATCCTGACCATGGCGTACGCGTTGTACTTTCTCTACGGTGCGTTTAGCACCAAGGAAGGCTTCGTCGGGGTCATTGATAATCACCCCGAAAATCGTGGTGAGAAGATCGTCAAAGAGGCAAACCTACACACTCGTGATCTGACGCTGTGGGCATCACCAACGGTATTGACGGTTTTGACCACGGTATTTGGTCTATGGCCAGCGCCGCTATCGCACGCTTTCACCGAGTTTTTAAACGTCCGCTTCCCCGGCATGGAAGCCCATGAGCTCAAGCTGTGGCACGGAATTACGGTCCCGCTGATCCTCACAGTGGTCATCATTGCCGTCGGTGCACTCATGCACTGGCAACGAGAACTCGTGGCTAAAGCGCAGTTTGAACGACCAGCCTTGGGTGATGCTGATGAGCTCTGGGACAACATTTTGCGCACGCTGCGTACGTTGTCGCTGCGCTTGACGGCGTCGACTCAGCGCGGTTCGGTGACGATCAACCTGGCGGTGATTTTCGCGGTTCTCATGGTTGTGCCGCTCGCGGGCTTGATCTTGGGCCAAAGCAACACCGTGCGCATGATTTTGTGGGACAGCCCATGGCAGGGTGCCGCCGCGATCATCATCATGCTCGCGGCGATCGCTGCTACTCGGCAACGCAACCGTTTGTCCATGGTGGCGATGGTCGGCATGGCCGGATACTGCCTGGCCATGATCTTTGCGCTCCACGGCGCACCGGACCTGGCGCTGACTCAGATCCTCGTGGAAACGATCGTGATGGTCGTCTTCATGTTGGTACTCCGCCGATTGCCGACGGAGATTGAGCCGCGCAAGGATGCTGATAACCGCTTACGCGCATGGCTCTCGGTCGGTGTTGGTGTGTCCGTCGTGGTGGTTGCCATGGTGGCGATTTCCGCGCGGACCACCAAGCCGATCTCCACCGCGATGCCGCAGCTTGCCTACGACATCGGCCACGGTCGCAACACGGTGAACGTGCTGCTGGTTGATCTCCGTGCAGCGGATACCCTCGGCGAAATCAGCGTTTTGGTGATCGCCGCTACCGGTATCGCGAGCCTGATCTACCGCACGCGTAGCTTCGACCGGCGCTCCCGGCGCCCGACGTTGGCGTCAACGAATCCGCGGTGGTTGGCCAGCGGTGTCGCGGATGAGAAAGAGCAGAACCGCTCCATCATGGTCGATGTGGTGACGCGGATCCTGTTCCCGTCCATCATGCTGCTGTCGATGTACTTCTTCTTCTCCGGCCACAACGCACCCGGCGGTGGTTTCGCCGGTGGCTTGGTCGCGGGGCTTGCTCTGACATTGCGCTACCTAGCCGGCGGACGTCAAGAGTTGGAAGAGGTTCTGCCCATTGCCCCGGCATCGCTGCTGGGATTTGGGTTGCTGACATCGGGGGTCACCGCGATCGTGCCGATGTTCCTCGGTTACCCACCACTGACCACAGGCTATGTCGAGCCGACCTTGCCGCTGATCGGGGAGGTTGCAATCCCCTCGGCGCTTGCCTTCGATGCTGGCGTGTACCTCATCGTGGTCGGCCTTATCATGCACATCCTCAACGCCATGGGCGCGCAGCTTGACCTCGAAGAAGATCAGCGCAAGGCGCGGGCACGCGACCGCGCCCGTGCAATGCAGGTCAAGAACGAAGAGCGTCAACGCATCAACGCCGAAAAGAAGCGTGCACGCGAAGCCGCCCGTGCTCAAGCCCGCAGTGAGAAGGCCCACCGTGAGAAGGCCCGGAGCGACAGTGCTGGCAGCGGAAAAACAAAGGCAGAAAAACTGTCCGAGCTCGCTACCGCGGGTGTGGGATCGGACGTCGCCCCGACGGCGTCGTGGAAGGTGACGTTGCCTAGGGAGTCGACGATAAGCAAGCGCGAAGGAGGCGAGCGTTAG
- a CDS encoding peptide deformylase: protein MAIRPIVIYGDPVLHNPTEPVTEPVEELAQLIADMHDTMDAAHGVGLAANQIGVNKRLFVYNCPDGDVMRRGTVINPVLETSEIPKTMPRDDGEDDEGCLSVPGEGFPTGRADWARVTGTDENGDPVDIEGTGFFARCLQHEVGHLDGFVYLDVLTGRYKREAKRAVKANGWGAAGNTWMPGDDPDPFGH, encoded by the coding sequence ATGGCTATTCGACCAATCGTGATCTACGGCGACCCCGTCCTGCACAACCCCACCGAGCCTGTGACGGAGCCCGTGGAGGAGCTCGCGCAGCTCATCGCCGATATGCATGACACGATGGATGCGGCACATGGCGTGGGCCTGGCCGCGAACCAGATCGGCGTGAACAAGCGCCTGTTCGTGTACAACTGCCCTGACGGGGACGTGATGCGTCGCGGCACGGTGATCAACCCCGTGCTGGAGACGTCAGAGATCCCCAAGACAATGCCGCGCGATGACGGCGAGGATGATGAAGGGTGCCTGTCCGTCCCGGGCGAGGGCTTCCCCACTGGGCGCGCGGACTGGGCGCGCGTGACAGGCACTGATGAAAACGGCGACCCCGTGGACATTGAGGGCACCGGGTTCTTTGCCCGTTGCCTTCAGCATGAGGTGGGTCACCTCGATGGCTTCGTTTACCTCGACGTTCTCACCGGCCGATACAAGCGCGAGGCGAAGCGCGCGGTCAAGGCCAACGGCTGGGGTGCGGCGGGCAACACCTGGATGCCGGGCGATGACCCGGATCCCTTCGGTCACTAG
- a CDS encoding Na(+)/H(+) antiporter subunit C, which yields MEANLFLLLASGVLIAAGVYLMLDRALTRMLMGVMLLGNGANLLLLQAGGQAGSPPIIYRDSLEYGEKIADPLAQAMILTAIVISMAMTAFILALIYRQYRYRTDDVIEDDAEDAAIAARPTTPSAAPDADASDDPETGRLRSGGDAFGPASFEDPVKEAEHERHR from the coding sequence ATGGAAGCGAACCTGTTTCTGCTGTTGGCGTCAGGCGTTCTGATTGCCGCGGGCGTGTATCTGATGCTTGATCGCGCTTTGACGCGCATGCTGATGGGAGTGATGCTGCTGGGCAACGGAGCGAACTTGCTGCTGCTGCAAGCTGGTGGTCAGGCTGGCTCGCCGCCGATTATTTATCGTGACTCGCTGGAGTACGGGGAGAAGATCGCCGATCCGCTTGCGCAGGCGATGATTTTGACGGCGATCGTGATTTCGATGGCGATGACGGCGTTCATTCTCGCCCTGATTTACAGGCAGTATCGCTACCGCACCGACGACGTTATCGAGGATGACGCAGAGGATGCAGCAATTGCGGCCCGGCCGACAACACCGTCGGCGGCGCCGGATGCGGACGCGTCCGATGACCCGGAAACGGGCCGTCTGCGCAGCGGCGGTGACGCGTTTGGGCCAGCAAGTTTCGAAGACCCAGTGAAGGAGGCAGAACATGAACGCCACCGTTGA
- a CDS encoding Na+/H+ antiporter subunit E: protein MLSKLGDRTRPLSVIWLTVMWILLMGELTWGNFFAGLALALAIVWLLPLPPVPLWGIRLNLWELLKFGVHWLWELIVASVKVSWLAIRPADPPMSAIFVVPMRLATELELYFAACAYNLQPGGCVTDFDLANRTWTIHVLDAHTQKDIERELANVAKLERSMLAIFEGTRS, encoded by the coding sequence ATGCTCTCCAAACTCGGTGACCGCACCCGGCCCTTGAGCGTTATATGGCTGACCGTCATGTGGATCCTCCTGATGGGTGAGCTCACATGGGGAAACTTCTTCGCAGGACTCGCCCTGGCCTTGGCTATCGTGTGGCTCCTTCCGCTCCCACCGGTTCCGCTGTGGGGAATTCGCCTCAACCTCTGGGAACTGCTCAAGTTCGGTGTCCATTGGCTCTGGGAACTGATCGTTGCATCCGTGAAGGTGTCCTGGCTGGCAATCCGCCCGGCTGACCCACCGATGAGCGCAATTTTCGTCGTTCCCATGCGCCTTGCCACGGAACTCGAACTGTACTTTGCGGCCTGTGCGTACAATCTTCAGCCCGGTGGGTGCGTCACCGACTTCGACCTTGCCAACCGCACGTGGACCATTCACGTCCTAGACGCGCACACGCAAAAAGACATCGAACGCGAACTCGCTAACGTCGCTAAGCTCGAGCGCTCTATGCTCGCGATTTTCGAGGGGACAAGGAGCTAA